The Microcoleus sp. FACHB-68 genomic interval CCATTGCCAGTAGGAGAATGTCAAAATGTTGAAGGACACATCGCGTAAAAATGCCTGGAACCAGATAAGCTTAACCTTTGGCTACAGTGAGTCAATAAGGAGATTTTGCTTATATATAGGCATAAAGTCTGTAGCTAAGTTGGCAATTTTTTGAGTGGGGTTAGTGGACAATGATGGACGAAGAAAAGCAGCTAGAGAACACCCAAAGCCCAACAAATGACATTGTAGAGGGTTCAGAGTCAATGGCCGGCGAAACAACCGCAGCTCAAGGAAGTGCAAATTCCTCTCAGGAAGATGCCTCTGGGTCGCCAGACCTGGAAGTGTACGCACAAGCCTATGCAGAAACGGATGGGCCTGCTGATGATTCGACAGGCCAAGAAGATGAGGCATCAGGGGGTATAGATCCCGCCTTCCTGCAAAGCTTGTTGCAAGAAAATGAGTCGCTGAAATCCCAGCAGGAAGAATTGAGAAGTGTTTACGCACGGCTTGCAGCAGATTTTGACAATTTTCGCAAGCGCACTCAGAAAGAAAAAGAAGACTTAGAGGTTCAAATCAAGTGTTCCACACTCAAGGAACTGCTGCCGGTTGTAGATAATTTCGAGCGGGCGCGTTCGCAAATTAAGCCGCAAACCGACTCGGAAATGAATATACACAAAAGCTACCAAAGCGTATACAAGCAGATGGTAGACTGCTTAAAACGGACTGGGGTGGCCCCCATGCGTCCGGAAGGCCAAGAATTTGACCCCAATCTCCATGAAGCAGTGATGCGCGAGTCAACCGACCAGTTTCCAGAAGGAACAGTGATGGAAGAGTTGATGCGTGGGTATCTCCTAGGTGAGCGCGTCTTGCGTCATGCTATGGTCAAGGTGGCCGCCGCTCCAGAGCCAGGAGCGCAGTCTGAAGAAACCAGGCCGGAGGAATCGACAGAAAGCTGACGGAGGCTACTCTGAGAGGCTGCAAATTTGTAAAGATTTAGCCTCAAGGTGATGGGATTTCTGCAAAATTGCGGAATACTGCCAAAAAACGGATTTCACCGACACTCACATTTTGTCCAAATTCTATGGGAAAAGTCATTGGTATTGACTTAGGCACAACCAACAGTTGTGTCGCTGTTTTAGAGGGTGGCCAACCTATCGTTATTTCCAACTCGGAGGGGGGACGCACAACTCCGAGTATGGTGGGGTTTGGCAAGGGTGATGAGCGCCTAGTCGGTCAACTGGCGAAGCGGCAGGCGGTGACTAATGCTGAAAATACAGTATTCAGCATCAAACGATTTATTGGCCGGCGCTGGGAAGACACGGAAGAAGAACGGTCGCGGGTTCCCTACAATTGCGTCAAGGGCAGGGACGAAACGGTTGATGTCCAAATTCGCAAGCGCAACTACACCCCTCAGGAAATTTCGGCAATGATCCTGCAAAAACTAAAGCAGGATGCGGAAACTTATCTGGGCGAACCTGTGCATCAAGCAGTAATCACAGTGCCGGCCTACTTTACAGACGCCCAACGGCAAGCTACTAAAGACGCCGGCACGATTGCCGGTTTAGAAGTGCTGCGGATCATCAATGAACCGACAGCAGCCGCTTTATCTTACGGGTTGGACAAGCAAGACCAAGAGCAGACCGTCTTAGTGTTTGACTTGGGCGGTGGCACCTTTGATGTATCCGTCTTGCAGCTAGGCGATGGGGTGTTTGAAGTGAAAGCCACCGCCGGCAACAACCACCTAGGGGGCGATGACTTTGATACCTGTCTGTCTCGCTGGATTGTTGAGCAATTTGAAGCCCAAGAAGGCACGGACATTTCGGCAGACAAAATGGCCCTTCAGCGCATCCGGGAAGCAGCGGAAAAGGCCAAGATAGAATTGTCCAATATGGCCACCACCACCATAAACCTGCCGTTCATTACAGCAGATGAAACCGGCCCAAAACATCTGGAAATGGAGCTGAGCCGCTCCCAGTTTGAAGAGCTGGTAAAACATTTGGTAGATAGTACAATCGAGCCGGTGAGTCAGGCACTTAAAGACTGCGCCCTATCACCGGACGACATCGACCGGATTATTTTGGTGGGGGGTTCTACTCGCATACCGGCAGTGCAAACAGCCATCAGCAAATATTTTGGTGGCAAAACACCGGATCGCTCAGTGAACCCAGATGAAGCCGTTGCCCTTGGTGCGGCTATTCAAGGGGGCGTCTTGGGCGGGGAAGTGCAAGACTTGCTGCTGCTGGATGTAACCCCCCTCTCTTTGGGTATTGAAACCTTAGGAGAAGTTTTCACCAAAATTATTGATCGCAATACTACAATTCCCACCAGTAAGTCCCAGATGTTCTCGACGGCAACTGATGGACAGCGCTCAGTGGAAATTCACGTCCTGCAGGGCGAACGGGCGATGGCAAAGGATAACAAAAGCCTGGGCAAGTTTTTGCTCACCGGCATTCCCCCAGCGCCGCGCGGTGTGCCTCAAATTGAAGTGTCTTATGATATCGATGCCAACGGCATTCTCGAAGTCTCTGCACAAGACAAAGGCACCGGGCGCGAGCAAAGTATTCAAATTACGAATACTGGCGGCCTGACAGAAAGCGAAGTGGAGCGGATGCGGCAAGAAGCCGAACTGTATGCCGAAGAAGACAGGCGACGCAAGCTGCTGGCTGAACTGAAAAATCAAGCCGATAGCTTATTCTATAATTATGAAGCGACGCTCCAAGATCACGGCAACATTCTTGATGATGACCTCAAAGCCGAACTCAGCCAAAAAGCAGACGAGTTCCGGGCCATCATCGCAGATGAGTCCATTGACTTGGATGAAATGAAGCAGCAAATTGAGGCATTTCAGCAGACCTTGTTCTCTATCGGAACTGCTGTCTATCAAGGATCTGCCAGTTCTGCCGGCGATTTCGATAGCGCGGCAGCAGCACCAAAGCCTGGAAAATAAACCGCTCACAATCGTTAAATAGCAGCGCTGGATCGCAGTTGCTCCTATACTACAGGTAGGACGGGACTGTTGCTGTGACGGCTAATTAGCAAGCTGGAAAGCGATCCAACCCAAAGTCCTAAGATTTGCGTACTTTTTGTTTTTTATACCTACCTACAGCGCTCTATGGCCGGCGACTACTATGAAATTCTTGGTGTCTCCCGCGATGCGGACAAAGAGGAAATTAAACGCGCTTACCGGCGTTTAGCTCGGAAGTATCACCCGGACGTTAACAAAGAAGAAGGGGCTGAAGAGCGCTTTAAAGAAATCAATCGCGCCTACGAAGTCCTCTCGGAACCAGAAATGCGGGGTCGCTATGACCGCTTTGGTGAGCAGGGAGTTTCCGGAGCCGGCGGGGCCGGCTACAGCGACTTTAGTGAAGGCTTTGCAGATATCTTTGAAAGCTTCTTCAGTGGCTTCGCCGGCGCAGGGGCGGGCCAGCAGGCTCGTCGGCGGGGTGGGCCAGTCCGAGGCGACGATTTGCGCCTGGATCTGCGGTTAGACTTCCGGGAAGCCGTCTTTGGTGGGGAAAAGGAAATCCGCATCAGCCATCTGGAAAGCTGTGAGGTTTGCAGCGGCACCGGCGCGAAGCCAGGAACTCGCCCCCGTACCTGCCCGACTTGTACGGGTTCCGGTCAGGTGAGACGTGCCACTCGCACTCCCTTTGGCAGCTTCACGCAAGTTTCTGTCTGCCCGACTTGTAACGGCACGGCCCAGGTGATTGAAGATAAATGCGAATCTTGCACCGGCAAGGGTCAAAAACAAGAAACGAAGAAGCTGAAAATTACCGTTCCCGCCGGCGTTGACAGTGGAACGCGTTTGCGGGTTTCCGGCGAAGGAGATGCCGGTCAACGCAACGGCACGCCGGGGGATCTGTACGTTTACTTGTTTGTTAATGAAGATGCCGAATTTCATCGTGAAGGCATTAACATCCTCTCGGACATTAAGATTAGCTACTTGCAAGCGATTTTGGGGTGCCGGCTAGAGGTTAATACCGTTGATGGGCCGGCAGAATTGGTGATTCCCCCTGGAACGCAACCGAGTACCGTCTTAACCTTAGAAAATAAGGGCGTGCCGAGGCTGGGCAACCCGGTCAGTCGCGGGGATCATTTGATTACCGTGTTGATTGAAATTCCCACGCGCTTGGGTGCCGATGAGCGCACCGTGTTGGAGAATTTAGCCAAAACGAAAGGGCTGAACGTTGGTAAAGGGGGCCAGGGCTTCTTGGGAGGGCTGTTCAACAAGTGATGAACCATCCAACCGGCTCACAACCCGATGCTGAGATGGATTTGCGGGGCACCCCTTGCCCGCTCAATTTTGTTCGCACCAAACTCCGCTTGGAGAAAATGGCAGCCGGTGAACTGCTAGAAGTGTGGCTTGATGCCGGTGAACCGATAGAGCAAGTTCCCGACAGCTTAGCGATGGAAGGCTATAAAATTGAGCAAATTGAGGAGCGCACCGGCTTTTTTGCAGTGAAAGTGCGCCGTCCCGTAACGTCTGCATGAGTTCACCGGCACCAGATAGTAGCCCAAACGGGGCGGACGTTCTGCTCACCGGCACCGTCGTCGCAGTTCAGGCAAATTACTACCAAGTTCAGCTTGATTTGCCGGCACCAGAAAACGGGAATACAATCCCCCCCTCCCCCAATCTCCTCTGCACCCGCCGCGCCCGCTTGAAGAAACTTGGCCAGCAGGTGATGGTGGGAGATCGGGTCGTGGTGGAGGAACCGGACTGGGCCGGCGGACGGGGGGCGATCTCTCAAGTTTTACCCCGTGAAAGTGAACTGGATCGGCCTCCGGTGGCGAATGCGAATCAAATTTTGCTAGTTTTTGCCCTAGAAGAACCGCCGCTTGATACCCATCAATTAAGCCGGTTTTTAGTGAAAGCTGAAACCACCGGCTTGAAGATTTGTCTTTGTTTGAATAAGAGCGATTTAATTTCTCCAGAGCAGTTGCAGCAGTGGAAAGAACGCTTAGCCGGCTGGGGATATGAGCCGGTGTGTATCAGCGTTGAAGCCGGCATTGCTTTAGATGAATTGTACACACAGCTTAATGAGAAGATTACGATTGTTTCTGGCCCTTCTGGGGTGGGAAAATCGAGTTTAATTAACTATTTGATTCCCGATATTAACCTGCGAGTGGGAGAAGTTTCGGGAAAACTTAATCGAGGCCGGCATACGACGCGACACGTTGAATTGTTTAAGCTGCCGGCGGGTGGTTTGTTAGCAGATACTCCCGGATTTAATCAACCCGATTTGGATTGCGAACCGGAAGATTTAGCCCTGTATTTCCCAGAGGTGCAGCAGCGGTTAGCTGAGGGAAGGTGTCAGTTTAATGATTGCCTACACGCAGATGAGCCGAATTGTGCGGTGCGGGGCAATTGGGAGCGTTACGAGCATTATTTAGAGTTTCTGGCAGAGGCGGTTACACTGCATGAGAGTTTGCAGCAGCAGGCGGATGCTGAATCTAATATGAAGATGAAGAGTAAGCGTGCCGGTGAGCAGCAGTATGAACCGAAGTTAGAAAGTAAGAAATATCGTCGGTCTTCTCGCCGGTTTCAGAACCAAAATATGGAAGATTTGCATGGAGATATGGAAGAGGTTTGAGGAATTTTTAACCGCAGATAAACGCAGATGAACGCAGATGATAGCGCAGGGTGCCGCAGACATACGCAGGATATCCCAATTTATTTGTAGAGGATATTGGCATAAAAATTTTTGAAAAAAATATAGAAAATTTGAAATTTGTGCTAAGATAAACATAATAGAAAAAGTGCGGCCATATATAGTTCTTCAAAAAAGGTCGGCTAATTTCCAATAAAGTATTTAAAAGCCTCAGAAACAATTAGCCGGCTTCAGTAAATTTTGTTTGCATAGCGCTACATTTCTACCTAGAGAAAACGGCACAATGATTCGGGAAACTACGCCAAAGAAACAGCTACGCGAAAACCGCAATTCTTCCAACTGCTATTAGGCTCCTCCCTAGCGCGACTCGCACTGCGACAATTCCCAGGGGACTCAGTCAAAGCACCACCACGCAGCATCCGGTATTGTTTGTTTCCACCGGCATCCCACACACTGCCATCAACCGGCGCACCAACATAGTTTTCATGCCCAGGATCGGCGCACCATTCCCCAACATTCCCGTGCATATCATAAAGTCCAAAGGCATTGGGTGGAAAAGTCTCCACCAACGTTGTTATGTGGCGAGACTTACCTTCTGGCCCAGAAGCATAGGTATGATTCCCGTCATAATTGGCTAAATCTGGGGTAATTGTCTCGCCAAAGTGAAAGGGTGTAATTGTTCTCCCGCGACAGGCATATTCCCATTCAGCTTCGCTGGGTAAGCGATAAAATCGCCCTGTTTTTTTAGTAAGTCGCGCACAAAACTCTACAGCATCGTGCCAGGTGACGTATTCAACCGGCGCGTCTGCTCCTTTAAAATGGGAGGGTTCTGGACTCAAATATTGTTTAACTTTAGGTAAAGACGCAACCGCTTTCCATTGCGCCTGAGTGACGGCATATTTTCCCATAAAAAAGGGCGCTATATTTACTTTGTGCTGCGGACTTTCGCTGGAGTCACGCTCTTTTTCAATAGTGGGTGAACCCATCCAGAAAGCCCCCCCCGGAATAGAAACCATTTCCAAAATTACCCCGCCTCCTAGACTTTCGGCAAAGTATTCGGCATGGTGGCGCTGTAGGTTAATTGGATTTCCCCACGCATCCACTGTCACCACTTCAAAGTTAAAAGATTGTAAATTGACTTTCCCTCTACCACCTTGGACAAATGTAGTGGCGGTTGAGGTTGGTGGAATTGTAAGATTTCTGGGAGCAACCGGCTGAGCATTCAAAGCTTCTAACACTTCGGTTGCTGATTGATAGCGATCTTTAACATAATCTTGGAGCAGCTTATCTAAAACTTCTCCTAATCCAGCGCTAACAGTTGTACCACGTGGGAGTTTTTCTCGCCATAACCAACAAGCTTCTAAAGGATCGTAAAGCTCATCTGAGCCGTCTAAATCTGGGAAAATGCCGGTCATTAACCGAATGCAAGTTACCGCTAAACTGTACAAATCACTCGCCGGATACGCCACCCCTCGCATTGCTTGTTCTATTGGCGCATAGCCGGGAGTTCCTAACAGTGTTCCCTGTTGACTTAATGAAGTGCCAGACATTTGTTTAGCCACTCCAAAGTCAATTAAGATTAATTTGCCATCACTTTGACGGCGAATGATATTTTCGGGTTTAATATCTCGGTGAATGACTGGCCGATTGTGTACATACTGAAGAATCGGTAACAAATCATTTAATAATTCTCTAATTTTTGCTTCGCTGAATGTTCCTTGCTGTTCCAGTTCTTCAATTAAAGTTTGCCCTTTGATGAACTGCTGCACCAAATATAGATAAGTATCCTGCTCAAAATAGGCAAATAACGTCGGAATTTGGGGATGATCTTCTAAGTGCAACAATCGTTCGGCTTCTTGATGAAACAGTTCAATTGCCTTTTGCAGTGCCGGCGCAGAGGTTTGAATTGCCGGCGAGGGTGAAAACTGTTTAACCACACAAATCGCTTTGCGCCGGTCTTCGTCTTCTGCTAAATAAGTTTTGCCAAAACCCCCTTGACCCAGTGCAGAAATTATGCTGTATCTCCCTCTGAGCAATGGCACCAATTTTGTGCCGCAATTAACACAGAATTTTGTGCCATCTGGGTTTTGTGGTTTCTGACACGAGGGATTGAGGCAATAAGGCATGGCAGAGGCGAAAGGCTGTGGGGGTTGTTTCTATTCTGCCATCCGGTCATCATCAATTGCCATGTCTTTCTAACGCTAAACTGGACAGTGTTGATTAAAATTCCTCACCATGTCAGATTCCAATCAAGCTCTAGAATATCCAAAAACCCGCAAAGCCGATCAAATTGATGATTATCACGGAACGCCGGTTGCCGACTTTTACAGATGGCTAGAAGATCCCGATTCAGAAGAAACAAAAACTTGGGTTGATGCACAAAATCAAGTTACATTTGGCTACCTTGAGCAAATTCCCGCACGAGAAAAAATCAAACAACGCCTTACCCAACTTTGGGATTACGAAAAATACAGCATTCCTTTCAAAAAAAACAATCGATATTTTTATTTTAAAAATGATGGATTGCAAAACCAAAGTGTGCTGTACACTTTAACATCTCTTGATGGCGAACCGAGATTATTGTTAGATCCGAATAAACTTTCTGAAGATGGCACCGTTGCGCTTTCGGGTTTATCTATCAGTGAAGATGGGCAATTTTTAGCGTATGGTTTATCTTCTTCTGGATCGGATTGGCAAGAGTGGAAAGTGCGGGAGATTGAAACCGGCAACGATCTTTCCGATCATTTGAAATGGATTAAATTCTCTGGCGCTTCTTGGACTCATGATGCTCAAGGCTTTTTTTACAGCCGGTATGATGAGCCGAACGAAAAGACCCAATTAGAAGATGTCAATTATTACCAAAAACTATTCTATCACCGGCTCGGCACTTCTCAAACTGAAGACGTGTTAATTTATGAGCGTCCCGACGAAAAAGAATGGGGGTTTGCCGGCGGTGTTACCGAAGATGGCAAATATCTAGTCATTTCTGTTTGGCGGGGAACAGATCCCAAAAATCTGGTTTTCTACAAAGATTTAACCAATCCAGATGCTCAAATCATCGAACTGATCAGCGAGTTTGAAGCCAGTTATAACATGATGGATAACGATGGCTCACTTTTCTGGTTTCGCACAGATTTAGATGCGTCTCGTGGACGAGTAATTGCCATTGATATCAACAAGCCGGCGAAGGAAAACTGGCAAGAAATTATTCCTCAATCTGATGATGTTCTGGAAGGGGTTGGTTTGCTTAATAATCAGTTTGTCGCTGATTATTTAAAAGACGCCCAAACTGTCGTTAAAATCTTTAACTTAGACGGCGCGTTTGTGCGCGAAGTTGAATTACCCGGAATTGGTTCAGCCGGCGGCTTTGACGGCAAGCGCTACGACACAGAAACCTTCTATAGCTTCACTAGCTTCACAACGCCGGCAACGATTTACCGTTACGACATGATCAGCGGGAAAAGTACCCTTTTCCGTCAGCCAAACGTTGATTTCAATCCCGATGATTACGAAACCAAACAGGTTTTCTATAGCAGCAAAGATGGCACCCAAGTGCCGATGTTTATTACCCACAGAAAGGGAATAAAACTAGACGGGAATAATCCCACCTATCTCTATGGCTACGGTGGCTTTAATATATCGCTGACACCTAGCTTTTCAGTCGGACAAGTGGTGTGGTTAGAACTCGGCGGAGTTTTGGCAATTCCTAATCTGCGCGGCGGCGGGGAATATGGCGAAGATTGGCATCAAGCCGGCATGAAATTAAACAAACAAAATGTTTTCGATGATTTCATTACGGCAGCAGAATGGCTGATTGATAACAAGTACACTCGCCCAGAAAAACTTGCAATTGGTGGCGGCAGTAATGGGGGATTATTAGTGGGTGCTTGCATGACTCAGCGCCCCGATTTATTTGGTGCTGCATTGCCGGCAGTCGGGGTGATGGATATGCTCCGCTTCCATAAATTTACCATCGGTTGGGCTTGGTGTTCTGAATATGGTTCCCCAGAAAACCCGGAAGAATTTCAAGTGCTGCATCAATATTCACCGCTCCACAATCTTAAGCCTGAAACGGCTTACCCAGCAACCCTAATTATTACAGCAGATCATGATGATCGCGTCGTACCGGCACACAGTTTCAAGTTTGCCGCTGCCTTACAAGAAGCGCATCAAAGCGAAAAGCCGGTGTTAATTCGCATTGAAACCAAAGCTGGACACGGTGCCGGTAAACCCACTGCTAAAATTATTGAAGAACTTGCCGACAAGTGGGCTTTTTTAGTGCGAACACTCGATATCGCTGTTAACTAATTTTCTTTAGTAAGGCAGGAATTCTCCAACTTACTTGCTAAACATTGGCTGACAGAAAAGGTAAAGTTTCTGCGATTGAATCTTTGACTGTCAGCCCTTGTTCTTTTGCCCAAAACTCACTTAAAAAGTGAATTTGTCGTAATCCAACAATTAAATTTAATCCAGGGATAAACATCCACCAAACGACAAGCGGTTCTTTCATTCCTGCTTGCCGATACAGTTGATTCACTGTGTTATAAAGCTTAAATTGCACAATATAAATCCAGACTATTCCCAGTAAAGAAAACCATCCGAACCATCCCGGAACATCAGGATCAAAAATTCGCAGCAATTGAGGAACTGTAACACCTAATACAAACGGCAATAAACATTTTGTACCAGACCAACCGTAACCGTTATACCGGCGCAACTCTTCTTGAATAATCCACTTGTACCAGCCATAGTACAGCAGCAGGCTAAATCCAGAGAGGAAAACAACTCGCCATAGGGGACGCGGTTTACCGAAAGGCTTGGCAGACATACTCATAAGATGAGGAAATAACTATTTCTTGAAGGTATTAACATTTCGTAATATACAACAAAGGTTTGCAGATGTAGCTACGACTCCCATCAATTTTTCAGTATTTCCCCAAAAAATATAGAAAGTATGGAATTTAAATATCCGCATTTCTACGGAAAAAAATCGAAAATATTTAACAGCTATTGATACTAAAATTAACAAATTTTGCGAAACATTTGATTTGATAATTTCGTCGCCACTTGATGAGTATACTCACTTAATTATCCGGGGTGGATCGTGATTACTCTGATCTTGGTGCATCGAATTCCTAATCTACCGACTCAAAGTTGGACTTTTGAAGACGAATCAGTGATTCGTATCGGGCGATCGTCTGATAATCATGTGATTATTCATAGCGCTGTGGTTTCCCGCTACCACGTTGAATTGCAGCGCAGAGGTTGCAAATGGAAGATTCTAAATTTAGGCGGGAATGGAACTTATTCGGATGAAAATCTTATCACCCAAGCGCCGGTTGTGGATGGAATGCTTTTGCGCTTGGCGCGTTCTGGCCCTCAGCTACAAATAAAAGTGGGGGCAAATGTATTTAAAAATACGCCAAAAATCTTGCCCGCAAAGGAGGTATTGGCCGGCTAGGCAGGGTTGGGGGCAATCAGTTGACAGATAGCTTGTGCAGTTGCCGGCGCGAGTAAAATACCGTTGCGATAGTGGCCGGTGGCGAGTAAAACATTAGAATAGCCGGTTAAATGACCGATCACCGGCGCGGGGCGTCCTTCTGGGCGTGGGCGCAAACCCGACCACTTTCTAATCACAGCAGCCTCGGCTAAAGCTGGGCAAAGTGCGATCGCTTGCTGCAAAACTGCCTCAAGCTGTGTGGCATCGGCCACCGGCTCATTTCCATTTTCGCTAAACTCAACCGTCGCCCCCACCCAATAATCTCCCGCAGCTTGCGATCCTGCGCCACAAGGCACGATATGCACAT includes:
- a CDS encoding sulfurtransferase TusA family protein, whose product is MNHPTGSQPDAEMDLRGTPCPLNFVRTKLRLEKMAAGELLEVWLDAGEPIEQVPDSLAMEGYKIEQIEERTGFFAVKVRRPVTSA
- a CDS encoding SUMF1/EgtB/PvdO family nonheme iron enzyme; protein product: MPYCLNPSCQKPQNPDGTKFCVNCGTKLVPLLRGRYSIISALGQGGFGKTYLAEDEDRRKAICVVKQFSPSPAIQTSAPALQKAIELFHQEAERLLHLEDHPQIPTLFAYFEQDTYLYLVQQFIKGQTLIEELEQQGTFSEAKIRELLNDLLPILQYVHNRPVIHRDIKPENIIRRQSDGKLILIDFGVAKQMSGTSLSQQGTLLGTPGYAPIEQAMRGVAYPASDLYSLAVTCIRLMTGIFPDLDGSDELYDPLEACWLWREKLPRGTTVSAGLGEVLDKLLQDYVKDRYQSATEVLEALNAQPVAPRNLTIPPTSTATTFVQGGRGKVNLQSFNFEVVTVDAWGNPINLQRHHAEYFAESLGGGVILEMVSIPGGAFWMGSPTIEKERDSSESPQHKVNIAPFFMGKYAVTQAQWKAVASLPKVKQYLSPEPSHFKGADAPVEYVTWHDAVEFCARLTKKTGRFYRLPSEAEWEYACRGRTITPFHFGETITPDLANYDGNHTYASGPEGKSRHITTLVETFPPNAFGLYDMHGNVGEWCADPGHENYVGAPVDGSVWDAGGNKQYRMLRGGALTESPGNCRSASRAREEPNSSWKNCGFRVAVSLA
- the dnaJ gene encoding molecular chaperone DnaJ — translated: MAGDYYEILGVSRDADKEEIKRAYRRLARKYHPDVNKEEGAEERFKEINRAYEVLSEPEMRGRYDRFGEQGVSGAGGAGYSDFSEGFADIFESFFSGFAGAGAGQQARRRGGPVRGDDLRLDLRLDFREAVFGGEKEIRISHLESCEVCSGTGAKPGTRPRTCPTCTGSGQVRRATRTPFGSFTQVSVCPTCNGTAQVIEDKCESCTGKGQKQETKKLKITVPAGVDSGTRLRVSGEGDAGQRNGTPGDLYVYLFVNEDAEFHREGINILSDIKISYLQAILGCRLEVNTVDGPAELVIPPGTQPSTVLTLENKGVPRLGNPVSRGDHLITVLIEIPTRLGADERTVLENLAKTKGLNVGKGGQGFLGGLFNK
- a CDS encoding FHA domain-containing protein, with protein sequence MITLILVHRIPNLPTQSWTFEDESVIRIGRSSDNHVIIHSAVVSRYHVELQRRGCKWKILNLGGNGTYSDENLITQAPVVDGMLLRLARSGPQLQIKVGANVFKNTPKILPAKEVLAG
- the dnaK gene encoding molecular chaperone DnaK; this translates as MSPTLTFCPNSMGKVIGIDLGTTNSCVAVLEGGQPIVISNSEGGRTTPSMVGFGKGDERLVGQLAKRQAVTNAENTVFSIKRFIGRRWEDTEEERSRVPYNCVKGRDETVDVQIRKRNYTPQEISAMILQKLKQDAETYLGEPVHQAVITVPAYFTDAQRQATKDAGTIAGLEVLRIINEPTAAALSYGLDKQDQEQTVLVFDLGGGTFDVSVLQLGDGVFEVKATAGNNHLGGDDFDTCLSRWIVEQFEAQEGTDISADKMALQRIREAAEKAKIELSNMATTTINLPFITADETGPKHLEMELSRSQFEELVKHLVDSTIEPVSQALKDCALSPDDIDRIILVGGSTRIPAVQTAISKYFGGKTPDRSVNPDEAVALGAAIQGGVLGGEVQDLLLLDVTPLSLGIETLGEVFTKIIDRNTTIPTSKSQMFSTATDGQRSVEIHVLQGERAMAKDNKSLGKFLLTGIPPAPRGVPQIEVSYDIDANGILEVSAQDKGTGREQSIQITNTGGLTESEVERMRQEAELYAEEDRRRKLLAELKNQADSLFYNYEATLQDHGNILDDDLKAELSQKADEFRAIIADESIDLDEMKQQIEAFQQTLFSIGTAVYQGSASSAGDFDSAAAAPKPGK
- the grpE gene encoding nucleotide exchange factor GrpE, whose amino-acid sequence is MDEEKQLENTQSPTNDIVEGSESMAGETTAAQGSANSSQEDASGSPDLEVYAQAYAETDGPADDSTGQEDEASGGIDPAFLQSLLQENESLKSQQEELRSVYARLAADFDNFRKRTQKEKEDLEVQIKCSTLKELLPVVDNFERARSQIKPQTDSEMNIHKSYQSVYKQMVDCLKRTGVAPMRPEGQEFDPNLHEAVMRESTDQFPEGTVMEELMRGYLLGERVLRHAMVKVAAAPEPGAQSEETRPEESTES
- a CDS encoding prolyl oligopeptidase family serine peptidase produces the protein MSDSNQALEYPKTRKADQIDDYHGTPVADFYRWLEDPDSEETKTWVDAQNQVTFGYLEQIPAREKIKQRLTQLWDYEKYSIPFKKNNRYFYFKNDGLQNQSVLYTLTSLDGEPRLLLDPNKLSEDGTVALSGLSISEDGQFLAYGLSSSGSDWQEWKVREIETGNDLSDHLKWIKFSGASWTHDAQGFFYSRYDEPNEKTQLEDVNYYQKLFYHRLGTSQTEDVLIYERPDEKEWGFAGGVTEDGKYLVISVWRGTDPKNLVFYKDLTNPDAQIIELISEFEASYNMMDNDGSLFWFRTDLDASRGRVIAIDINKPAKENWQEIIPQSDDVLEGVGLLNNQFVADYLKDAQTVVKIFNLDGAFVREVELPGIGSAGGFDGKRYDTETFYSFTSFTTPATIYRYDMISGKSTLFRQPNVDFNPDDYETKQVFYSSKDGTQVPMFITHRKGIKLDGNNPTYLYGYGGFNISLTPSFSVGQVVWLELGGVLAIPNLRGGGEYGEDWHQAGMKLNKQNVFDDFITAAEWLIDNKYTRPEKLAIGGGSNGGLLVGACMTQRPDLFGAALPAVGVMDMLRFHKFTIGWAWCSEYGSPENPEEFQVLHQYSPLHNLKPETAYPATLIITADHDDRVVPAHSFKFAAALQEAHQSEKPVLIRIETKAGHGAGKPTAKIIEELADKWAFLVRTLDIAVN
- the rsgA gene encoding small ribosomal subunit biogenesis GTPase RsgA → MSSPAPDSSPNGADVLLTGTVVAVQANYYQVQLDLPAPENGNTIPPSPNLLCTRRARLKKLGQQVMVGDRVVVEEPDWAGGRGAISQVLPRESELDRPPVANANQILLVFALEEPPLDTHQLSRFLVKAETTGLKICLCLNKSDLISPEQLQQWKERLAGWGYEPVCISVEAGIALDELYTQLNEKITIVSGPSGVGKSSLINYLIPDINLRVGEVSGKLNRGRHTTRHVELFKLPAGGLLADTPGFNQPDLDCEPEDLALYFPEVQQRLAEGRCQFNDCLHADEPNCAVRGNWERYEHYLEFLAEAVTLHESLQQQADAESNMKMKSKRAGEQQYEPKLESKKYRRSSRRFQNQNMEDLHGDMEEV